A section of the Deltaproteobacteria bacterium genome encodes:
- a CDS encoding SDR family oxidoreductase, with protein MAGKLEGRVAIITAGGSGIGAATARRFTREGASIVIADISGRRAEEVATGIAQEGGRVVHLKMDAADPEGIQATIKLALDTYGHLDILFNNAGQADMARLEDTSLESWNRVIAVTLTSTFLGMKYGLPVLRQQGGGAIINTASISGTRGDYGLSSYNAAKAGVINLTRAAALENAEFKIRVNCVCPGAINTRVAQILGGEHADEFRRLQAQAHPLGRMGEADEIANTVLFLASDEASFITGAMIVVDGGATARTGLPNMYRLQE; from the coding sequence ATGGCAGGAAAACTCGAAGGACGAGTGGCGATTATCACCGCCGGGGGGTCGGGCATTGGCGCGGCCACGGCCCGGCGGTTCACGCGTGAAGGCGCGTCGATTGTCATCGCGGATATCAGCGGGCGGCGGGCGGAAGAGGTCGCCACCGGGATCGCGCAAGAAGGCGGTCGCGTGGTGCATCTAAAAATGGACGCGGCCGACCCAGAGGGCATACAAGCGACGATCAAACTTGCGCTCGATACCTACGGACACCTCGACATTCTGTTCAACAACGCGGGTCAGGCAGATATGGCTCGCCTCGAAGACACCTCGCTCGAAAGCTGGAATCGCGTGATTGCGGTCACATTGACCAGCACTTTTCTCGGCATGAAATACGGCTTGCCGGTGTTACGCCAGCAAGGCGGTGGCGCGATTATCAACACCGCGTCGATTTCCGGCACGCGTGGCGATTACGGGTTGTCGTCGTATAACGCGGCCAAGGCGGGGGTGATCAACTTGACACGCGCGGCGGCGCTGGAAAATGCCGAGTTCAAGATCCGCGTCAACTGCGTGTGTCCCGGTGCCATCAACACCCGCGTGGCGCAGATTCTAGGCGGAGAACATGCGGACGAATTCCGCCGTTTGCAGGCACAGGCCCATCCTCTGGGGCGCATGGGCGAGGCGGACGAGATCGCCAACACGGTCTTGTTTCTCGCCTCGGACGAAGCCTCGTTTATCACCGGCGCAATGATTGTTGTCGATGGCGGTGCCACGGCGCGCACGGGCTTGCCGAACATGTATCGGTTGCAGGAGTAG
- a CDS encoding alpha/beta hydrolase yields the protein MNDQPARRTHALPGRNVQLALLDWGGNDPLAFFTHATGFCASTLSPIAEQLHSHYHVIGHDHRGHGHSTKLLPPYAYQWEELVLDIVAAAKALVREHRVSQVSLGVGHSVGANCLLAAAARSPGLFGKLALVDPVVMPPVGERTGFYAGEGVHPLAEMARRRRAVFASREEAQQQWATRGTFSDWDARALASYLEDGFRDRSDGQVELQCAPEVEAALHEAGLNFHIFSEVAQLRTPTTLFHAAHSPFRWDLIERLAARSDYVTAVSIEGDHLVPMTDPDMVAAQLLKL from the coding sequence ATGAATGACCAACCTGCACGACGCACGCACGCCCTCCCTGGCCGCAACGTTCAACTGGCCCTGCTGGATTGGGGCGGCAACGATCCGCTGGCGTTCTTCACGCATGCTACGGGCTTTTGCGCTTCGACACTGAGTCCCATCGCCGAACAATTACACTCGCACTACCACGTCATCGGCCACGACCATCGTGGGCATGGGCACTCCACGAAACTCCTGCCACCTTACGCTTATCAATGGGAAGAACTGGTTCTCGATATCGTCGCCGCCGCCAAGGCACTCGTGCGAGAGCATCGAGTGTCACAAGTGAGTCTCGGGGTCGGGCATTCCGTCGGAGCGAACTGCTTATTAGCTGCGGCAGCACGCAGCCCCGGGTTGTTCGGCAAGCTCGCCTTGGTGGACCCGGTGGTCATGCCGCCGGTCGGCGAACGGACTGGGTTCTACGCGGGAGAGGGTGTACATCCTCTGGCCGAGATGGCGCGTAGGCGCCGGGCGGTTTTTGCCTCGCGCGAAGAGGCGCAGCAACAATGGGCCACACGCGGGACTTTCAGCGATTGGGATGCCCGCGCCTTAGCGAGCTATCTGGAAGACGGGTTTCGCGATCGTTCCGACGGACAAGTAGAATTACAATGTGCCCCAGAAGTCGAAGCCGCTCTTCACGAAGCCGGCCTCAATTTTCATATCTTCTCCGAAGTCGCGCAACTGCGCACGCCGACCACCCTTTTCCACGCTGCTCACAGTCCGTTTCGTTGGGATCTGATCGAGCGCCTGGCTGCACGGTCAGACTATGTCACCGCCGTGTCCATCGAAGGGGATCACCTCGTGCCGATGACCGACCCGGACATGGTGGCTGCGCAGTTGCTCAAGTTGTAG
- a CDS encoding enoyl-CoA hydratase/isomerase family protein, whose amino-acid sequence MIKFPDYVNKYKHIRMERQDGILQMQLHTNGETVKWGAGPHEELGYCFHDIGADAENQAVIMTGTGEKFIAEFEMGSLGKITPRSWDHIYWDAKKLLMNLLDIEVPIIAAVNGPATIHAELAVLGDIVLASDTAVFQDAPHFPGGLVPGDGVHVVWPLVLGVNRGRYFLLTGQKLSAQEALQLGVCSEVLPKDQLLPRAWELARQLLKQPPLTRRYARVALTQQLKKLMLDNLGYGLALEGLGANDYWPTGQD is encoded by the coding sequence ATGATTAAATTCCCTGACTACGTAAACAAATACAAACACATCCGCATGGAGCGCCAAGATGGCATCTTGCAGATGCAGCTTCACACCAACGGAGAGACGGTGAAATGGGGCGCTGGCCCTCATGAGGAACTCGGCTATTGCTTCCATGACATCGGCGCCGACGCCGAGAACCAAGCTGTCATCATGACCGGCACGGGCGAGAAATTTATCGCCGAGTTCGAGATGGGCAGCTTGGGGAAGATCACCCCGCGCTCGTGGGACCATATCTATTGGGACGCCAAGAAGCTGCTCATGAACTTGTTGGATATCGAAGTGCCGATTATCGCCGCCGTGAATGGACCGGCGACGATCCATGCCGAACTAGCAGTGTTGGGCGACATTGTTCTGGCTTCGGACACGGCAGTCTTTCAGGACGCGCCGCATTTTCCCGGCGGCTTGGTGCCGGGAGACGGCGTGCATGTAGTGTGGCCCTTAGTGCTGGGTGTCAATCGCGGACGGTATTTCTTACTGACCGGACAAAAGCTGTCGGCCCAGGAAGCCTTGCAATTAGGAGTGTGCAGCGAAGTGCTGCCGAAAGACCAACTCTTGCCGCGCGCCTGGGAGCTGGCCAGACAATTACTCAAGCAACCGCCGCTCACGCGACGCTATGCCCGAGTGGCGCTGACGCAACAGTTGAAGAAGCTGATGCTCGATAACCTGGGCTACGGCTTGGCGTTGGAAGGCTTGGGTGCCAATGACTACTGGCCGACAGGACAAGATTAA
- a CDS encoding cupin domain-containing protein, translated as MSLPQDITPFNSEVMDSLMKSSEVDWIPSANDPNRGFMKILWTGSESGSWAVLFRWLKGYVAPPHKHLSASHAFILSGKLQVRDGVLNAGDYVYEANGMVHGATTALEDTDYIFICNGPVLFFDENSFTSYLSWEELRRIQAAHDATKKVAA; from the coding sequence ATGTCGTTGCCGCAAGATATCACCCCATTCAATAGCGAAGTGATGGATTCACTGATGAAGTCGTCCGAGGTGGACTGGATTCCCAGCGCTAACGACCCCAATCGTGGCTTCATGAAGATTCTGTGGACCGGATCGGAAAGCGGCTCTTGGGCGGTGTTGTTTCGCTGGCTCAAAGGCTATGTCGCCCCGCCGCACAAGCATCTCAGCGCGTCGCACGCCTTTATCCTGTCCGGCAAATTACAAGTGCGCGACGGCGTGCTGAACGCTGGGGATTATGTCTACGAAGCCAACGGCATGGTGCATGGCGCCACGACTGCGCTCGAAGACACCGACTATATTTTCATCTGTAACGGACCCGTGCTCTTCTTCGACGAGAACAGCTTCACCTCGTACCTGAGCTGGGAAGAGCTGCGTCGGATTCAAGCCGCACACGACGCCACCAAAAAAGTGGCGGCCTGA
- a CDS encoding SRPBCC domain-containing protein, with protein sequence MAYEFTLTATLSASPREVFDAWLSSEGHTAMTGGVAHIDPTVGGSFDAWDAYITGKTLALDPGRRIRQTWRTLNFTPNDPDSTIEVVLEPVGDSTLLTLIHSNVPDGQTRYEEGGWQQFYFEPMKRRFEWLRMRATM encoded by the coding sequence ATGGCTTATGAATTTACGCTTACCGCTACGCTCTCCGCGTCTCCGCGAGAAGTATTTGACGCTTGGTTATCGAGCGAAGGGCATACGGCAATGACCGGAGGTGTGGCGCATATCGATCCCACCGTGGGCGGTAGCTTTGACGCCTGGGATGCCTACATTACGGGGAAAACGCTCGCACTCGACCCCGGTCGCCGCATTCGCCAGACGTGGCGGACTCTCAATTTCACACCGAACGATCCTGACTCGACGATCGAAGTCGTTCTGGAGCCCGTAGGCGATTCGACTCTACTGACCTTGATACATAGCAATGTTCCCGATGGCCAAACGAGGTACGAAGAAGGCGGCTGGCAGCAATTCTACTTCGAGCCGATGAAACGTCGCTTCGAGTGGTTGCGTATGCGGGCAACGATGTAG
- a CDS encoding ABC transporter ATP-binding protein, translating to MIDLQEVSKTYGSGHTAVQAVDHVSLTIQPQEFVLLLGPSGAGKTTLLSLIGGLLQPTGGTVQVAGVNLNTLDSRQLAQFRLHRVGFVFQFFQLMSALTARENVELVLRLAGHSRRTARYEAEHKLQRFGLSQRLTHIPAHLSGGEKQRVALARALALQPSLVIADEPTGSLDSHLGEEVIRLLRQLVDEEGRTVLVASHDPRLIKVATRVLQCEDGKVREE from the coding sequence ATCATCGACCTGCAGGAGGTCAGCAAAACTTACGGCTCCGGACATACTGCCGTGCAAGCAGTGGACCATGTGAGTCTCACGATCCAGCCCCAAGAATTCGTGTTGCTCCTGGGGCCATCGGGAGCCGGGAAGACGACGCTATTGTCCTTAATTGGGGGGCTTTTGCAGCCCACCGGCGGCACTGTCCAAGTCGCAGGGGTGAACCTGAACACTCTCGACTCGCGACAGTTGGCACAATTCCGTTTGCATCGCGTGGGTTTCGTATTCCAGTTCTTCCAGTTGATGTCGGCGCTCACCGCGCGCGAAAATGTTGAGCTGGTGCTACGCCTCGCCGGGCATTCGCGGCGGACCGCTCGTTACGAAGCAGAACACAAGCTGCAGCGTTTCGGGTTGTCGCAGCGACTGACTCACATCCCCGCGCACCTGTCCGGCGGAGAAAAGCAGCGCGTAGCCTTGGCGCGTGCCTTGGCGCTGCAGCCGTCGTTGGTCATTGCCGACGAGCCGACTGGCAGCTTGGACTCGCACCTCGGCGAAGAAGTGATTCGTTTGCTGCGGCAATTAGTGGATGAAGAAGGGCGGACCGTACTAGTGGCAAGTCATGATCCCCGCCTCATCAAGGTCGCGACACGAGTCTTGCAGTGTGAAGATGGGAAAGTGAGGGAAGAGTAG
- a CDS encoding LLM class flavin-dependent oxidoreductase gives MKFGLMYEIQIPEPHYPGIVHDTYKQVMAQVILAEEMGFHHFWTVEHHFLTEFSYCPAPEVLYGAISQRTSKIRIGHAVALLPPQYNHPIRVAERAAVLDILSDGRCELGTGRSTTLVEMGGFGINPEDTKAMWEEAVSIIPRMWLEDPFSHEGRFFKIPPRSIIPKPVQQPHPPMWVACAQPDSFTAAGRKGLGALCFNIGQPEELTRRVDMYREGIKQAQPVGAFVNNQVAALGIIHCAETDKQAREVGGAAGMWFLNKSLQLYRPWQEQGTKIPDSYKFAVNAVSGERAGKSVDDLIEGGMFCMGDPDSCIRTLQKYEASGIDQVLCFMQFGGIPHQKIMDSIKLFGKYVIPYFQGR, from the coding sequence ATGAAGTTTGGTTTGATGTATGAAATCCAGATCCCGGAGCCGCATTACCCGGGGATTGTGCACGACACTTACAAACAAGTTATGGCGCAGGTGATCCTGGCCGAGGAGATGGGATTCCACCATTTCTGGACGGTCGAGCACCATTTCTTGACCGAGTTTTCTTATTGCCCCGCGCCTGAAGTCTTGTACGGCGCGATTTCGCAGCGCACCAGCAAGATTCGCATCGGCCATGCCGTAGCACTGCTGCCGCCCCAGTATAATCACCCGATCCGCGTCGCCGAGCGCGCCGCTGTGCTCGACATCCTGAGCGACGGACGCTGCGAACTCGGCACCGGACGCTCGACCACGCTCGTCGAAATGGGCGGGTTCGGCATCAATCCCGAAGACACCAAAGCGATGTGGGAAGAGGCCGTGTCCATTATCCCGCGCATGTGGCTGGAAGACCCGTTCTCGCACGAAGGCCGCTTCTTCAAGATTCCGCCACGCTCGATCATTCCCAAACCCGTGCAGCAGCCGCACCCGCCGATGTGGGTCGCCTGCGCTCAGCCGGACAGTTTTACTGCCGCCGGACGGAAAGGGCTCGGGGCCTTGTGTTTCAACATCGGCCAGCCCGAAGAACTCACTAGACGGGTGGATATGTATCGCGAAGGCATTAAGCAAGCGCAACCGGTGGGTGCGTTCGTCAACAATCAAGTGGCGGCGCTTGGTATCATTCATTGCGCGGAGACCGACAAACAAGCTCGCGAGGTCGGGGGAGCGGCCGGCATGTGGTTCCTCAATAAATCGCTGCAACTGTACCGCCCCTGGCAGGAGCAGGGCACGAAGATTCCCGACTCCTACAAATTCGCAGTCAATGCCGTGAGCGGCGAGCGCGCGGGCAAGTCGGTGGATGACCTCATCGAAGGCGGGATGTTTTGCATGGGCGATCCGGACTCCTGCATTCGCACGCTGCAAAAGTACGAAGCCTCGGGCATCGATCAAGTGCTGTGCTTCATGCAGTTCGGCGGCATCCCGCACCAGAAGATCATGGATTCGATCAAGCTGTTCGGAAAATATGTGATCCCGTACTTTCAGGGCAGATAA